One Psychrosphaera aestuarii DNA window includes the following coding sequences:
- a CDS encoding serine/threonine protein kinase: MPQFDFSELGPDLILDAIESTGIYPESGLLPLNSYENRVYQFLGEDKKRYVVKFYRPQRWSNEQIIEEHDFSIELADQDIEAVAPLSFDGKTLLEHGGHRFSVFPSVGGRMFELDDLDHLERLGQLLGRIHSVSDASEFQHRNKIDIATDLNEAASYLKESGLVPSYLHAAFFPDLQKVVELSCERLPTQLKNIRLHGDCHTGNILWRTGSNTDDAILVDFDDCITGPAIQDIWMMLSGDRAQQILQLDTLLEGYEMFRPFNHAEFAIIEPLRARRMLMYMTWLAKRWSDPAFPRNFSWFNTDKYWEQQVLALKEQLSAIQQPHLKLGF, translated from the coding sequence ATGCCACAATTTGATTTTTCAGAGCTAGGTCCAGACTTGATTCTAGATGCAATAGAGTCGACAGGGATATATCCTGAGTCTGGTTTATTGCCGTTAAACAGCTATGAAAATAGGGTGTATCAGTTTTTAGGCGAAGATAAAAAACGTTACGTTGTAAAATTTTATCGACCACAGCGTTGGAGTAATGAACAAATTATTGAAGAGCACGACTTTTCAATTGAGTTAGCAGATCAAGACATTGAAGCTGTGGCGCCACTATCGTTTGATGGTAAGACGTTATTAGAGCACGGCGGTCATAGATTTAGCGTATTTCCAAGCGTTGGCGGTCGAATGTTTGAGCTTGATGATCTTGATCACTTAGAGCGACTCGGTCAGTTACTTGGTCGCATACATAGTGTTAGTGATGCGAGTGAATTTCAGCATCGAAATAAGATTGATATCGCGACTGATTTAAACGAGGCCGCTTCATATCTTAAAGAAAGTGGCCTTGTGCCAAGTTATTTACATGCCGCTTTTTTTCCAGACTTACAAAAGGTCGTTGAGCTGAGTTGTGAGCGACTACCGACGCAACTAAAAAATATACGTCTGCATGGCGATTGTCATACCGGTAATATTTTGTGGCGCACTGGCTCAAATACCGATGACGCGATCTTAGTGGATTTTGATGATTGTATTACAGGTCCTGCAATTCAAGATATCTGGATGATGCTTAGTGGTGACAGAGCACAACAAATTCTTCAATTAGATACCTTGCTAGAAGGTTATGAGATGTTTCGCCCATTTAACCATGCAGAATTCGCAATTATTGAACCGCTTCGCGCACGCAGAATGTTGATGTACATGACATGGCTTGCAAAAAGATGGTCAGATCCTGCATTTCCAAGGAACTTTTCTTGGTTTAATACAGACAAATACTGGGAACAACAGGTATTGGCACTAAAAGAGCAACTATCAGCAATTCAACAACCACATCTTAAATTAGGTTTTTAA
- a CDS encoding YkoF family thiamine/hydroxymethylpyrimidine-binding protein: MKLSVEISKYPLTEDDYVSAIQDFIDRINTYNGISVITNYMSTQLFGDYDVVMAALSSELKLSFEKYGTSIFVCKFIPGDLQAKYGNKYASN; encoded by the coding sequence ATGAAACTAAGTGTAGAAATAAGTAAGTATCCACTAACCGAAGATGATTACGTGTCAGCGATTCAAGACTTTATTGATAGGATTAATACTTACAACGGTATAAGCGTTATAACAAACTATATGAGTACTCAACTGTTTGGCGACTATGATGTTGTAATGGCTGCATTATCTTCAGAGTTAAAACTGAGCTTTGAAAAGTACGGCACTAGTATTTTTGTTTGTAAATTTATTCCAGGAGATTTACAGGCAAAGTATGGCAATAAGTACGCAAGTAACTAG
- a CDS encoding DUF3299 domain-containing protein: protein MSQFFRTAFLVCLFIAPFSSLSNDAKELEWSDLVPKDMVQKIPTIEEIGHAMAGPQSINAPVVKELDGQTVKIPGFVVPLEGDDELVTEFLLVPYFGACVHVPPPPSNQIIHVTFKKGAAASSMYDPIWVTGKIATETWKGELAQVGYTMQGIEIAPYDDF, encoded by the coding sequence ATGAGTCAATTTTTTCGTACCGCTTTTCTTGTTTGTTTATTTATCGCGCCTTTCTCTAGCTTGTCAAATGACGCAAAAGAATTGGAATGGTCAGACTTAGTACCTAAAGATATGGTTCAGAAAATACCTACTATCGAGGAAATTGGACATGCGATGGCTGGGCCTCAATCTATCAATGCACCTGTTGTTAAAGAGTTAGATGGGCAAACGGTAAAAATACCCGGCTTTGTTGTGCCATTAGAAGGTGATGATGAGCTAGTGACTGAGTTTTTATTGGTTCCTTATTTTGGTGCCTGTGTTCATGTACCGCCACCGCCATCAAATCAAATTATTCACGTTACCTTTAAGAAAGGAGCAGCCGCTTCGTCTATGTATGACCCAATATGGGTAACTGGTAAAATTGCCACTGAAACATGGAAAGGTGAACTTGCTCAGGTCGGTTATACTATGCAGGGCATTGAAATTGCCCCATATGACGACTTTTAA
- the pnuC gene encoding nicotinamide riboside transporter PnuC produces the protein MIEQLFSGFNAMSIWEYVGVFTGLLYLLLAIKQSSWCWPAAFISTLIYMNLFWQGALLLESVLNFYYLLMAIYGWWQWNGGLEDNSEKRVQSWSLNRHLKIVIILTVISIVVGYLADQYTPQRMAYWDSFTTCFAVYTTYMVTQKVLENWIYWFVINLASIYLYFEMGYLPTAALFVLYTFLAIKGYIEWRDELPEPKRAATVG, from the coding sequence ATGATTGAACAACTATTTAGTGGTTTTAATGCTATGTCCATATGGGAATATGTAGGTGTCTTTACCGGCCTACTATATTTACTATTGGCAATAAAGCAGAGCAGCTGGTGTTGGCCAGCTGCGTTCATCAGCACTCTTATATATATGAACTTGTTTTGGCAAGGAGCATTATTATTGGAGAGTGTTTTAAACTTCTATTATTTGCTAATGGCAATTTATGGCTGGTGGCAATGGAATGGTGGCCTAGAAGATAACAGCGAAAAACGAGTTCAGTCGTGGTCGTTAAATCGACATTTGAAGATAGTAATAATTCTTACTGTAATAAGTATTGTTGTTGGTTATCTTGCTGATCAATATACGCCACAAAGAATGGCTTATTGGGACTCTTTTACCACCTGTTTTGCTGTATATACAACCTATATGGTAACCCAAAAAGTATTGGAGAATTGGATTTACTGGTTTGTTATCAATCTAGCATCCATATACCTTTATTTTGAAATGGGCTACTTACCAACAGCCGCGCTGTTTGTGCTTTATACTTTTTTAGCCATCAAAGGTTATATAGAGTGGCGAGACGAACTGCCTGAGCCGAAGAGAGCTGCAACGGTTGGATAA
- the ccoG gene encoding cytochrome c oxidase accessory protein CcoG gives MNDRIDIKNIPADVKVYKPKVEANATYNLRSRIYVRAVKGLHQAIRRKMGIFFLGLFAVLPWINWNGQQAILLDIVNQQFNIFGLTLWPQDLTIFSSLLIVSAFLLFVVTTFYGRVWCGYMCPQTVWTFMFIWFEEKIEGSANKRKKLDSMPLSFDKVWKKTLKHTSWWIVSLLTSLTFIGYFVPIDQLFIDFFTFESSAMVVGWTLFFAGATYANAGWMREIMCLHICPYARFQSSMFDKDTYTVTYDAARGEKRGPRPRKSDPKELGLGDCVDCNLCVQVCPTGIDIRNGLQYECINCGACIDACDETMDKMNYPKGLISYTTEHSLEGKPTKKFRSKLIGYLLVTVVMSVAFVWQVASRVPLELNIERDRNVLYRTNNDGLIENTFTLQVLNKSQTNQSYSITIEGLNEYQFYGETSFSVSAGEVYKQPVSIAVDPYELKRPVTDIKIIIRSDDGELEVSEETRFFKGR, from the coding sequence ATGAACGATCGCATTGATATTAAGAACATTCCTGCCGACGTAAAGGTATACAAACCTAAAGTTGAAGCAAATGCAACTTATAACCTACGAAGTCGCATATATGTGCGAGCAGTAAAAGGCTTGCACCAAGCTATTCGTAGAAAAATGGGCATTTTTTTCCTAGGGCTATTTGCCGTTTTGCCGTGGATAAATTGGAATGGACAGCAAGCTATTTTGCTCGACATTGTAAACCAGCAATTTAATATTTTTGGTTTGACCCTGTGGCCGCAAGATTTAACCATTTTTTCGTCACTGCTTATTGTTTCTGCCTTTTTACTCTTTGTAGTAACCACATTTTACGGACGAGTCTGGTGTGGGTATATGTGTCCGCAAACAGTATGGACCTTTATGTTTATCTGGTTTGAAGAAAAAATTGAAGGCTCCGCAAACAAACGTAAAAAATTAGATTCCATGCCATTGAGCTTTGACAAGGTATGGAAAAAAACACTAAAACATACGTCTTGGTGGATTGTCTCATTACTTACATCGCTTACCTTTATTGGCTATTTTGTACCGATTGATCAATTGTTTATCGACTTTTTCACTTTTGAGTCTTCGGCTATGGTGGTTGGTTGGACTTTATTCTTTGCTGGCGCTACCTATGCCAATGCTGGGTGGATGCGCGAGATCATGTGCCTTCATATTTGTCCATACGCACGCTTCCAGTCGTCAATGTTCGACAAAGATACCTACACGGTGACATATGATGCAGCCCGAGGTGAGAAACGAGGACCTCGTCCAAGAAAATCTGATCCTAAGGAGCTTGGTTTAGGCGATTGTGTTGACTGTAACTTATGTGTGCAGGTTTGCCCTACCGGTATCGATATTCGTAATGGCTTGCAGTACGAATGCATAAACTGTGGCGCTTGTATTGATGCTTGTGATGAAACAATGGATAAAATGAATTATCCAAAAGGCCTAATTTCGTATACGACGGAGCATAGCTTAGAAGGCAAGCCGACTAAAAAATTCCGCTCAAAGTTAATTGGCTACTTACTCGTTACCGTAGTGATGTCGGTTGCGTTTGTTTGGCAAGTCGCGTCGCGTGTACCGTTGGAGTTAAATATCGAACGCGATAGGAACGTGTTATATCGCACTAATAACGATGGTTTGATAGAAAACACCTTCACTTTGCAAGTTCTGAACAAAAGCCAGACGAACCAAAGTTATTCAATTACTATTGAAGGGCTAAATGAATACCAATTTTATGGTGAAACTTCTTTTTCTGTCTCGGCCGGTGAAGTGTATAAGCAACCTGTGAGTATAGCGGTTGACCCATATGAATTAAAACGCCCGGTAACGGACATAAAAATAATTATTCGAAGCGATGACGGTGAGTTAGAAGTTTCGGAGGAAACACGATTCTTTAAGGGACGTTAA
- the dcm gene encoding DNA (cytosine-5-)-methyltransferase, whose translation MYVKEIIQADKVAEERIHQQKNETDKLLKLLLTIYDQKTLALKLNCEETGLSLKEISREKLNAWKKAPSSSNILINEDTIEKIKLALLPQKPSHWDNPRFKFIDLFAGIGGLRKGFEEIGGKCVFTSEWDADARKTYLSNHFVDESELPYFVDTPEENPDKNQSFMDITQITKSSDHAFNEDERKQHILKHIPQHDVLLAGFPCQPFSLAGVSKKNSLGRAHGFECETQGTLFFDVEKVLEARKPRFFVLENVKNLKNHDKGNTFATIIRALDKLGYFISDVTDQGSNIEEAIAVVRKRKPEPIIIDGAKFTPQHRERVVIVGIRKDLLKSKPEFAQFSLKDVARFYPESRLTLAEVLCELKEEQRKKYTLTENLWSYLYHYALKHQTKGNGFGFGMVDPTDPNATTRTLSARYYKDGSEILINQNGVEQDYLDDNKPAAIEKNQEREAFAVEYANSKKESEPNCTVDEYKLWIKEAEKAYDQEKGRYSPSFDASYKTPRRLTPKECARLMGFEKPEKYRQSEFDTDFRIVCADNKAYKQFGNSVVVPVFRSVAKLLEPLIKKY comes from the coding sequence ATGTACGTTAAAGAAATCATCCAAGCAGATAAAGTTGCTGAAGAGCGCATTCATCAACAGAAGAATGAAACTGATAAACTGCTTAAATTATTGCTAACTATTTATGATCAAAAGACTTTAGCTCTAAAGCTTAACTGCGAAGAAACAGGGTTATCATTAAAAGAAATTTCACGTGAAAAACTTAACGCGTGGAAGAAAGCCCCTTCTAGCAGCAATATATTAATAAACGAAGATACAATCGAAAAAATTAAACTCGCCCTTCTACCGCAAAAGCCATCTCACTGGGACAACCCGAGATTTAAATTCATTGATCTCTTTGCTGGTATTGGCGGTCTTCGCAAAGGGTTTGAGGAAATAGGTGGTAAATGCGTGTTTACTAGTGAGTGGGACGCAGACGCAAGAAAAACGTACCTTTCTAATCACTTTGTAGATGAGTCTGAATTACCCTACTTTGTAGACACTCCGGAAGAAAACCCTGATAAGAATCAGTCGTTCATGGACATAACGCAAATTACAAAAAGTTCTGACCATGCGTTCAACGAAGATGAACGAAAGCAACACATCCTAAAACATATTCCACAACATGATGTATTGCTAGCAGGCTTTCCTTGCCAGCCGTTTTCATTAGCTGGTGTTTCCAAGAAAAATAGTTTAGGTCGTGCGCATGGCTTTGAATGTGAAACTCAAGGCACACTATTTTTCGATGTAGAGAAGGTGTTAGAAGCTCGGAAGCCAAGGTTTTTTGTATTAGAGAATGTTAAAAACTTAAAGAATCACGATAAAGGCAATACTTTTGCAACTATCATTAGAGCATTAGACAAGCTTGGTTATTTTATATCTGATGTTACTGACCAAGGTTCTAATATTGAAGAAGCAATTGCGGTCGTCCGAAAAAGAAAACCTGAACCAATTATTATTGATGGAGCAAAGTTCACTCCCCAACACAGAGAACGTGTTGTCATCGTAGGTATACGAAAAGACTTATTAAAATCCAAGCCGGAATTTGCTCAATTCTCATTGAAAGATGTTGCACGGTTTTATCCGGAGTCGAGATTGACACTCGCTGAAGTCCTATGTGAGTTAAAAGAAGAGCAACGCAAGAAGTACACACTTACTGAAAATCTTTGGAGCTATCTTTACCATTACGCTCTGAAGCACCAGACAAAAGGTAATGGCTTCGGATTCGGCATGGTTGACCCAACAGACCCAAACGCAACAACAAGAACACTGTCTGCTAGATATTATAAAGATGGTTCTGAAATTCTAATCAATCAAAATGGCGTTGAACAAGACTATTTAGATGACAACAAACCTGCCGCGATTGAAAAGAATCAAGAACGCGAAGCATTTGCGGTCGAATATGCGAACTCTAAAAAAGAATCAGAACCTAACTGCACAGTTGATGAATATAAGCTTTGGATAAAAGAAGCAGAAAAAGCGTATGACCAAGAAAAGGGAAGATATTCACCATCTTTTGACGCAAGCTACAAAACCCCTCGCCGATTGACGCCCAAAGAGTGCGCACGACTTATGGGGTTCGAAAAACCCGAAAAATACCGTCAATCTGAATTTGATACTGACTTTAGAATCGTATGTGCCGACAATAAAGCTTACAAACAATTTGGTAACTCCGTTGTCGTGCCTGTTTTTCGTTCAGTCGCTAAGTTATTGGAGCCTTTGATTAAAAAGTATTAA
- a CDS encoding GNAT family N-acetyltransferase, with protein sequence MTDLKIDWQIKAFSQLSVGELYDILQARSDVFVVEQNCIYSDIDGVDKSKNCYQLFGYHGDELVGTCRLMAPGLAYENYSAIGRVLIMEDYRGKRLAAPMMRAAIDAVKQYWPEVECKISAQQHLENFYQSLGFQTVTKMYLEDDIPHIGMILN encoded by the coding sequence ATGACGGATTTAAAAATTGACTGGCAAATTAAAGCGTTTTCACAATTATCGGTAGGTGAGCTGTACGATATTTTACAAGCGCGCAGTGATGTATTTGTGGTCGAGCAAAATTGTATCTACTCCGATATAGATGGCGTAGATAAGTCCAAAAATTGTTATCAACTGTTTGGTTATCATGGTGATGAGTTAGTTGGCACTTGTCGTTTGATGGCGCCTGGTTTGGCTTATGAAAACTATTCTGCCATTGGTCGCGTACTAATAATGGAAGATTATCGAGGCAAGCGACTTGCGGCACCAATGATGCGAGCCGCCATAGACGCTGTAAAGCAATATTGGCCTGAGGTTGAATGCAAAATTTCAGCACAGCAGCATCTAGAGAATTTTTATCAATCTCTGGGTTTTCAAACCGTAACAAAAATGTATCTTGAGGATGATATTCCTCATATTGGAATGATTTTAAATTAA
- a CDS encoding MvaI/BcnI family restriction endonuclease yields the protein MNYDLNHLDHVGLSSVIDVFQILKSHNCETAIIKKLAKNNNDKNQVYIHKDISVFNSMFDLTFNERDESTSVTKYASKPGERIPEAIFNDFSWVSVNGSLHKVNDCKAILYAQYPETRLSRFQTEIREMPRSMSVEYTKRPEMKSRYLFIGATKSGAAIAIMVVDPQEPFNDEYKKLDDAVASGVIKFSNLGRSDNRSEQLKSALTQHALGKTMKGCRLNTAGEEIPFNSTQVCGYTLEAALGIVPNADGEGDIFGIELKAISKKKVTLFTPEPDGGLYKQDFKAFMRKYGYEKEQGVFRFTGIHRCNILTPKTGLTMKILCKVLVDKKTKTFRDAEYDPNRNINEQVKSLRVSLVDSEGNDAASWSFEKLLNKWGVKHNETVYVPATKTDNTDNDEITSGFKHKVTFSDEVLWCKRTDISRLFNAIYDGTIVFDPAPKFVEHDLSKTKKRSQWRLNNIFKDAEKLYEEVEIVKK from the coding sequence GTGAACTACGATTTAAACCACCTAGACCATGTTGGGCTCTCATCTGTAATAGACGTTTTCCAAATATTAAAAAGCCACAATTGTGAAACTGCAATTATCAAGAAGCTGGCGAAAAACAATAACGATAAAAACCAGGTTTATATTCACAAAGATATAAGTGTTTTCAATTCCATGTTTGACCTGACGTTCAATGAACGCGATGAAAGCACCAGTGTTACAAAATATGCGTCAAAGCCAGGAGAGCGAATTCCCGAGGCCATCTTTAATGATTTTTCTTGGGTTTCCGTCAATGGCTCGCTTCATAAAGTAAATGACTGTAAAGCAATACTTTATGCACAATACCCTGAAACCCGCCTTTCTCGATTTCAAACCGAAATAAGAGAAATGCCACGCTCGATGTCGGTTGAATATACAAAGCGGCCTGAAATGAAGAGTAGGTATCTATTTATCGGTGCAACTAAATCCGGTGCAGCTATCGCGATAATGGTCGTGGATCCACAAGAGCCTTTTAATGACGAATACAAAAAGCTAGACGACGCGGTTGCATCTGGAGTTATTAAGTTTTCTAATCTAGGACGCTCAGATAACAGAAGTGAACAACTTAAAAGTGCTTTGACCCAACACGCTCTCGGAAAAACAATGAAAGGTTGTCGTCTTAATACCGCTGGTGAAGAGATCCCTTTTAATAGCACACAAGTTTGCGGCTACACCTTAGAAGCTGCACTAGGAATAGTACCAAATGCTGATGGAGAGGGTGATATTTTCGGAATTGAACTCAAAGCAATATCTAAAAAGAAAGTGACTTTATTTACACCAGAACCCGACGGTGGACTATATAAACAAGACTTCAAAGCATTCATGAGAAAGTATGGTTATGAAAAGGAGCAAGGTGTATTTAGGTTCACGGGCATACACCGATGCAACATCCTTACGCCAAAGACAGGCTTAACTATGAAAATTCTTTGTAAGGTCCTAGTTGATAAAAAAACGAAGACATTCCGAGACGCTGAATACGACCCAAACCGGAATATTAATGAACAAGTAAAATCACTCAGAGTTTCACTCGTTGACTCTGAAGGAAACGATGCTGCAAGCTGGTCATTTGAGAAGCTATTAAATAAATGGGGCGTTAAACATAATGAAACCGTTTATGTTCCAGCAACAAAAACTGACAACACAGATAACGATGAGATTACATCTGGCTTCAAACACAAAGTTACATTTTCTGATGAAGTACTTTGGTGTAAAAGAACCGATATTTCTCGTTTATTTAATGCAATTTACGATGGGACTATCGTCTTTGATCCTGCCCCTAAATTTGTAGAGCATGACTTGTCTAAAACTAAAAAGCGCTCCCAATGGCGACTAAACAATATTTTTAAAGATGCTGAAAAGTTGTATGAAGAAGTAGAAATAGTTAAAAAATAA
- a CDS encoding TonB-dependent receptor has translation MKLNITAIAVLSALPFVSLSANAESEPTTNIETIEVKGELLPTPESKAANSLQILTQESLEKSGASHFQDAIQQLGNVNFAAGASRARFIQIRGIGERSQFVDPINPSVGMAIDGIDYSGIGTSASLFDIGQVEVFKGPQGSSVGANAMAGFINMYSSQPEESAPNKFRLEVGNYGLMNVGVAAGTELSKDVQGRFSLNKLSSDGYVENITLDRDDTNNIDELSFRGLLDVEFNSQLSTQFVLHHFDINNGYDGFSLDQNRNTLSDEPGKDKQQTTALAARTLYQGFDNADLTVFLSHNNTDLAYGYDEDWSYVGLHPDEYSSTDNYLRDRVANQADVRLVGKDQSWVAGVYIQSKDVDLTREYTWLSNDFTSNYEQTNFAVYGETRYELEKDINLSAGLRIEKHDGDYNDSNLVSQNTSDTMFGGHLTATKQYDESSMAYVRLSRGFKSGGANGEALSKLNEPGLESYYLLLRENGSFEPEILNNVELGLRYNNRDKGLKASAVLFYSSRHDMQIKQWFTNEKEVRESGAQPEFVGYVSNTPTGSNYGLESNVEYRLNNDVTVYAGLALLSTEIDDMYRLETDPDTWEDVRVNINGREQAHAPGYQYQLGFDWQLMDNVRWNASINGRDDYFYSFSHDEKSQAINLVNTSVTYQAEQFDITLWVRNLTNKDYGVRGFYFGNDPRDGYEAKSYEQLGEPRVFGIKLDVFF, from the coding sequence ATGAAACTTAACATTACTGCAATTGCAGTTTTATCTGCACTACCGTTTGTTTCTTTGTCAGCTAATGCTGAATCTGAACCTACCACTAATATCGAAACTATCGAAGTAAAAGGTGAATTACTGCCTACGCCAGAAAGCAAGGCGGCGAACTCACTACAAATCCTCACCCAAGAGAGCCTAGAAAAGTCAGGCGCCAGTCATTTCCAAGATGCAATTCAACAGTTAGGCAATGTTAACTTTGCCGCAGGAGCTTCACGTGCGCGTTTTATTCAAATTCGCGGTATTGGTGAACGCAGTCAATTTGTTGATCCGATAAACCCATCGGTTGGGATGGCAATCGACGGAATTGACTACTCAGGTATTGGTACTTCAGCCTCGTTATTCGATATTGGCCAAGTTGAGGTATTTAAAGGACCGCAAGGTAGCAGCGTAGGCGCGAATGCAATGGCTGGCTTTATTAACATGTACAGCTCACAGCCAGAAGAAAGTGCACCGAACAAATTCCGCTTAGAAGTCGGTAACTATGGCCTAATGAACGTAGGTGTTGCGGCAGGTACTGAGCTGTCAAAAGATGTACAAGGACGCTTCTCGTTAAATAAATTGTCTAGCGACGGGTATGTTGAAAACATTACATTAGATAGAGACGATACAAACAATATAGACGAACTTTCGTTTCGCGGATTATTAGACGTAGAATTTAATAGTCAACTTTCTACTCAATTTGTACTTCATCATTTTGATATTAACAATGGTTATGATGGGTTTTCACTCGACCAAAACCGCAATACATTATCCGATGAGCCGGGCAAAGATAAACAACAAACCACAGCGTTGGCAGCACGAACTCTTTATCAAGGGTTCGACAACGCCGATTTAACCGTATTTTTGAGCCACAATAATACTGATTTAGCCTATGGTTATGACGAAGACTGGTCTTATGTTGGTTTACATCCAGATGAATACTCTTCGACCGACAACTATTTACGTGACCGCGTTGCTAATCAGGCAGATGTTCGCTTGGTCGGTAAAGACCAAAGTTGGGTAGCGGGCGTATATATTCAATCAAAAGACGTTGATTTAACAAGAGAATATACCTGGTTGTCCAACGACTTTACGAGTAACTATGAGCAAACAAACTTTGCGGTCTATGGTGAAACTCGTTATGAGCTTGAAAAAGACATTAACCTGTCGGCTGGCTTGCGTATCGAGAAACACGATGGCGACTATAACGACTCAAATTTAGTTTCACAAAACACATCAGATACTATGTTTGGTGGTCACTTAACGGCGACAAAACAATATGATGAATCGTCGATGGCTTATGTTCGATTAAGTCGCGGTTTTAAATCTGGTGGTGCTAATGGCGAAGCATTAAGCAAATTAAATGAGCCTGGTTTGGAGTCTTACTATTTGTTGCTTAGAGAAAACGGTAGTTTTGAACCAGAAATTTTGAATAACGTTGAACTTGGTTTACGTTATAACAATCGTGATAAAGGGCTTAAAGCTAGCGCAGTATTGTTTTATTCAAGTCGTCACGACATGCAGATTAAACAATGGTTTACCAACGAAAAAGAAGTACGTGAGTCCGGCGCGCAGCCAGAGTTTGTTGGCTATGTTTCGAACACGCCGACCGGTAGCAACTATGGCTTAGAAAGTAACGTTGAATATAGACTAAATAATGATGTAACGGTTTATGCAGGTCTGGCTTTGCTAAGTACTGAAATAGACGATATGTACCGTTTGGAAACCGATCCTGATACTTGGGAAGATGTTCGAGTAAACATTAATGGGCGTGAACAAGCTCATGCACCTGGTTATCAATATCAATTAGGTTTTGATTGGCAGTTAATGGATAACGTACGTTGGAACGCGTCAATTAACGGCCGTGATGATTATTTCTATTCGTTTAGCCATGATGAAAAGTCACAGGCTATTAATTTAGTTAATACATCAGTCACATACCAAGCTGAGCAGTTTGACATCACTCTTTGGGTGCGTAACTTAACCAATAAGGACTACGGCGTAAGAGGTTTCTATTTTGGTAATGACCCTCGTGATGGATATGAAGCCAAGTCATACGAACAACTTGGTGAGCCAAGAGTGTTTGGTATTAAATTAGACGTGTTCTTTTAG
- a CDS encoding helix-turn-helix domain-containing protein encodes MSLMTVDQVAEFLGVKDVRVIRLEREHLLNAADKDDDGNPLFEKADVEKYKEIALRLGGI; translated from the coding sequence ATGTCATTAATGACGGTGGATCAAGTTGCAGAGTTTTTAGGTGTTAAAGATGTTCGGGTTATTCGTTTAGAAAGAGAGCATTTATTAAATGCAGCGGATAAAGATGATGATGGAAACCCATTGTTTGAAAAAGCAGACGTAGAAAAATACAAAGAAATTGCGTTGCGTTTAGGTGGCATCTGA
- a CDS encoding phosphotransferase: MDKLAIKQKLTELFDSPVSSFQLEKNARNLVYKAQLENNRVWYLKRIAETNYVHELSVSCLNLSKPSPIAVPQALVIEHGNIRYAVLSDVPAISPIIYSTDRTNLITCLRHVHSFGRWPELQDLQLPNPVLLLEKYLPNSGMPVKSKLFDCYNTLSISKYRGVLHGDLSLGNIYHSKSEKVGIIDWEYASFGDVRWDLAAFAIENQLTRHEFHQILADYAKQAGFSYVDFSSDADIWLVYYWLVTVDWAEKNNFKSQEYRDLHNNITSIIQQF; the protein is encoded by the coding sequence TTGGATAAGTTAGCAATAAAACAAAAGCTAACTGAGCTTTTTGATAGCCCAGTTAGCTCTTTTCAGCTAGAAAAAAATGCCCGTAATTTGGTATATAAAGCTCAGCTTGAAAATAATCGTGTATGGTATTTAAAACGAATCGCAGAAACTAACTATGTGCACGAATTATCAGTGTCATGTTTAAATCTATCTAAGCCTTCACCTATAGCAGTACCTCAAGCTTTAGTGATAGAGCATGGCAATATTAGATACGCAGTGCTTAGCGACGTACCCGCGATTTCACCGATTATATATAGTACTGACAGAACTAACCTAATCACTTGCTTGAGGCACGTTCATTCATTTGGGCGTTGGCCCGAGCTTCAAGATTTACAATTACCTAACCCCGTTTTATTGCTTGAAAAATACTTACCGAACAGTGGCATGCCCGTTAAAAGTAAGTTATTTGACTGCTATAACACGTTATCAATTAGTAAATACCGAGGAGTGCTACATGGTGATTTATCACTAGGCAATATTTACCACAGCAAATCTGAAAAAGTAGGAATAATAGATTGGGAGTACGCTAGTTTTGGTGATGTTCGTTGGGATTTGGCAGCGTTTGCAATTGAAAACCAGTTGACGCGACATGAGTTCCATCAAATATTGGCAGACTATGCTAAGCAGGCTGGGTTTAGTTATGTCGATTTTTCTTCTGACGCAGATATTTGGCTAGTATATTATTGGCTAGTCACCGTGGATTGGGCCGAAAAAAATAACTTTAAATCACAAGAGTATCGAGATCTGCACAATAACATAACCTCGATAATCCAGCAGTTCTAA